One Heptranchias perlo isolate sHepPer1 chromosome 2, sHepPer1.hap1, whole genome shotgun sequence DNA segment encodes these proteins:
- the LOC137332293 gene encoding proteoglycan 4-like, translated as MNTSMSPGKNISTNSEENTSKSPEKNTGKSPEKNTGKSPEKNTGKSPEKNTSKSPEKNTGKSPEKNTGKSPEKNTGKSPEKNTSKSPEKNTSKRSEKNTGKSPEKNTGKSPEKNTGKSPEKNTGKSPEKNTSKSPEKNTSKSPEKNTGKSPEKNTSKSPEKNTSKRSEKNTSKSPEKNTSKRSEKNTGKSPEKNTSKRSEKNTGKSPEKNTSKRSEKNTSKRSEKNTGKSPEKNTSKRSEKNTSKSPEKNTSKRSEKNTGKSPEKNTSKRSEKNTGKRSEKNTGKRSEKNTGKSPEKNTSKRSEKNAGKRSEKNTSKRSEKNTGKRSEKNTSKRSEKNTSKSPEKNTGKSPEKNTSKSPEKNTGKRSEKNTGKSPEKNTGKRSEKNTGKRSEKNTGKSPVKNTSTRSEKNTGKSPEKNTSTRSEKNTGTRSEKNTGKSPEKNTSKRSEKNTGKSPEKNTSTRSEKNTGTRSEKNTGKSPEKNTSTRSEKNTGKSPEKNTSTRSEKNTGKSPEKNTSTRSEKNTGTRSEKNTGKSPEKNTMVMGLPGCQMID; from the coding sequence ATGAATACCAGTATGAGTCCTGGGAAAAATATCAGTACCAATTCTGAGGAAAATACCAGTAAAAGTCCTGAGAAGAATACCGGTAAAAGTCCTGAGAAGAACACTGGTAAAAGTCCTGAGAAGAATACCGGTAAAAGTCCTGAGAAGAATACCAGTAAAAGTCCTGAGAAGAATACCGGTAAAAGTCCTGAGAAGAATACCGGTAAAAGTCCTGAGAAGAATACCGGTAAAAGTCCTGAGAAGAATACCAGTAAAAGTCCTGAGAAGAATACCAGTAAAAGATCTGAGAAGAATACCGGTAAAAGTCCTGAGAAGAATACCGGTAAAAGTCCTGAGAAGAATACCGGTAAAAGTCCTGAGAAGAACACTGGTAAAAGTCCTGAGAAGAATACCAGTAAAAGTCCTGAGAAGAATACCAGTAAAAGTCCTGAGAAGAACACTGGTAAAAGTCCTGAGAAGAATACCAGTAAAAGTCCTGAGAAGAATACCAGTAAAAGATCTGAGAAGAATACCAGTAAAAGTCCTGAGAAGAATACCAGTAAAAGATCTGAGAAGAATACCGGTAAAAGTCCTGAGAAGAATACCAGTAAAAGATCTGAGAAGAATACCGGTAAAAGTCCTGAGAAGAATACCAGTAAAAGATCTGAGAAGAATACCAGTAAAAGATCTGAGAAGAATACCGGTAAAAGTCCTGAGAAGAATACCAGTAAAAGATCTGAGAAGAATACCAGTAAAAGTCCTGAGAAGAATACCAGTAAAAGATCTGAGAAGAATACCGGTAAAAGTCCTGAGAAGAATACCAGTAAAAGATCTGAGAAGAATACCGGTAAAAGATCTGAGAAGAATACCGGTAAAAGATCTGAGAAGAATACCGGTAAAAGTCCTGAGAAGAATACCAGTAAAAGATCTGAGAAGAATGCCGGTAAAAGATCTGAGAAGAATACCAGTAAAAGATCTGAGAAGAATACCGGTAAAAGATCTGAGAAGAATACCAGTAAAAGATCTGAGAAGAATACCAGTAAAAGTCCTGAGAAGAATACCGGTAAAAGTCCTGAGAAGAATACCAGTAAAAGTCCTGAGAAGAATACCGGTAAAAGATCTGAGAAGAATACCGGTAAAAGTCCTGAGAAGAATACCGGTAAAAGATCTGAGAAGAATACCGGTAAAAGATCTGAGAAGAATACCGGTAAAAGTCCTGTGAAGAATACCAGTACAAGATCTGAGAAGAATACCGGTAAAAGTCCTGAGAAGAATACCAGTACAAGATCTGAGAAGAATACCGGTACAAGATCTGAGAAGAATACCGGTAAAAGTCCTGAGAAGAATACCAGTAAAAGATCTGAGAAGAATACCGGTAAAAGTCCTGAGAAGAATACCAGTACAAGATCTGAGAAGAATACCGGTACAAGATCTGAGAAGAATACCGGTAAAAGTCCTGAGAAGAATACCAGTACAAGATCTGAGAAGAATACCGGTAAAAGTCCTGAGAAGAATACCAGTACAAGATCTGAGAAGAATACCGGTAAAAGTCCTGAGAAGAATACCAGTACAAGATCTGAGAAGAATACCGGTACAAGATCTGAGAAGAATACCGGTAAAAGTCCTGAGAAGAATACTATGGTGATGGGTTTGCCCGGGTGTCAGATGATTGACTGA